The following coding sequences lie in one Methylosinus sp. PW1 genomic window:
- a CDS encoding IS5 family transposase — MDRRFRQRLAKLGLDEKLLAEVNRQLDARGLIVKRGTLVDATIIAAAVKPPPHDEGQVNPRDPDASFTKKNGETYFGYKAHLAVDEESGIVRQAEMTSADLHDSQRGEAMIQGDEEAYYGDKAYDSAALRKALNDKKIDDKIAYKAKRGARQPDWQRWFNKTASSVRVGVERANATMKNWYGMARVRYRSLARNNCHLQFVVMAMNMKRARVLEAAA, encoded by the coding sequence ATCGATCGGCGGTTTCGTCAGCGGCTCGCCAAGCTCGGCCTCGACGAGAAACTACTTGCCGAGGTCAATCGACAACTCGACGCGCGCGGGCTGATCGTGAAGCGCGGCACGCTGGTCGACGCCACTATCATCGCGGCCGCCGTGAAGCCGCCGCCCCACGACGAGGGGCAGGTCAATCCGCGCGACCCGGACGCGAGCTTCACCAAGAAGAACGGCGAGACCTACTTCGGCTACAAGGCGCATCTGGCGGTCGACGAAGAAAGCGGCATCGTGCGCCAAGCGGAGATGACGAGCGCCGATCTGCACGACAGCCAGCGCGGCGAGGCGATGATCCAGGGCGATGAAGAGGCCTATTACGGCGACAAGGCATATGATAGCGCAGCGCTACGCAAGGCGTTGAACGACAAGAAGATCGACGACAAGATCGCCTATAAGGCGAAGCGCGGAGCGCGACAGCCGGACTGGCAGAGATGGTTCAACAAGACGGCGTCGAGCGTTCGCGTCGGCGTCGAGCGCGCCAACGCGACGATGAAGAACTGGTATGGGATGGCGCGAGTACGCTACCGCAGCCTCGCGCGCAACAATTGTCATCTTCAGTTCGTCGTCATGGCGATGAACATGAAGCGGGCGCGGGTTCTCGAAGCGGCGGCATGA
- a CDS encoding transposase, producing the protein MSRRNFSQPSLADAFVKAYSRPGGFLEDIAKTFEWSAFDVILRPLHSSSDGAPAYPPLTMFKIVLLQQWYGLSDPAAEEAVRDRLSFRRFCGVPLDEETPDHSSIGGFVSGSPSSASTRNYLPRSIDNSTRAG; encoded by the coding sequence ATGTCACGCCGCAACTTCAGCCAACCTTCGCTCGCCGACGCATTCGTGAAAGCCTATTCTCGTCCTGGTGGGTTTCTGGAAGATATCGCCAAGACGTTCGAGTGGAGCGCGTTCGACGTTATTTTGCGTCCGCTGCATTCTTCGAGCGACGGCGCGCCGGCCTATCCGCCACTGACCATGTTCAAGATCGTGCTGTTGCAGCAGTGGTATGGGCTGTCCGACCCCGCCGCCGAGGAGGCTGTGCGCGATCGCCTGTCGTTTCGGCGCTTTTGCGGGGTTCCGCTGGACGAGGAGACGCCGGACCATTCATCGATCGGCGGTTTCGTCAGCGGCTCGCCAAGCTCGGCCTCGACGAGAAACTACTTGCCGAGGTCAATCGACAACTCGACGCGCGCGGGCTGA
- a CDS encoding polyhydroxyalkanoic acid system family protein: MQKSIVITVSHDLGVETARARVAAGLEQLRRDYVDKLAHSEVVWTGNAADLKVGAFGHNMQARIDVLADSLRIEVWLPWLLAALAGPIQTALAHRAGEALRIEHKPQG; this comes from the coding sequence ATGCAAAAATCCATCGTCATCACCGTGAGCCACGATCTCGGCGTCGAGACCGCGAGAGCGCGCGTCGCCGCTGGGCTCGAGCAGCTGCGGCGGGACTATGTGGACAAGCTCGCCCATTCAGAGGTCGTCTGGACCGGGAACGCCGCCGATCTGAAGGTCGGGGCCTTCGGCCATAATATGCAGGCGCGCATAGACGTGCTCGCCGATTCGCTGCGCATAGAGGTCTGGCTACCCTGGCTGCTGGCCGCTCTGGCGGGGCCGATTCAGACCGCGCTCGCCCATCGCGCCGGCGAGGCGCTGCGGATCGAGCACAAGCCGCAGGGCTGA
- a CDS encoding DUF1153 domain-containing protein: MMTLDPTTFGPGDEAANRIAYACLPPPTTRWVVRRKAEVVAAVRSGVVSLDDVCRRYSLTRDEFEAWASCIDRHGVDSLRTTRLQYYRRRAARLAAGKR; encoded by the coding sequence ATGATGACGCTTGATCCGACGACGTTCGGCCCCGGCGACGAGGCCGCGAATCGAATCGCCTACGCCTGTCTGCCGCCGCCCACGACGCGCTGGGTGGTGCGCCGCAAGGCCGAAGTGGTGGCCGCGGTGCGCAGCGGCGTCGTCTCGCTGGACGATGTCTGCCGGCGCTATTCGCTGACGCGGGACGAGTTCGAGGCCTGGGCGAGCTGCATCGACCGCCATGGCGTCGACAGCTTGCGCACGACTCGCCTGCAATATTATCGCCGCCGCGCGGCGCGCCTCGCCGCGGGCAAGCGCTGA
- a CDS encoding response regulator, with protein MHSPEEITDKLPDVLVLDLNMPRLDGVKFLKSLRRSLLLKELPVFVLTTSTAPSIHEEAMRAGADKVFVKPNDAEALLAIALEIVSSALERRGEPATRQ; from the coding sequence CTGCACAGCCCTGAGGAGATCACGGACAAGCTTCCGGATGTGCTGGTGCTGGACCTCAACATGCCGCGGCTCGACGGCGTGAAGTTCTTGAAGTCGCTGCGCCGCTCACTGCTGCTGAAGGAGCTTCCGGTTTTCGTGCTGACGACCTCCACGGCGCCGTCGATCCACGAGGAGGCGATGCGGGCAGGCGCCGACAAGGTCTTCGTCAAGCCCAATGACGCAGAGGCGCTGCTCGCCATCGCGCTGGAGATCGTGAGCTCGGCGCTGGAGCGGCGCGGCGAGCCGGCGACGCGTCAGTAA
- a CDS encoding PAS domain S-box protein — translation MSFDSIGDDHFRLAVESAPAAMIVSSADGLIQFVNAETERMFGYRSDELVGKSIDILVPARMRAAHSSLRQSFLAHPSKRPMGAGRDLKATRRDGSEFPVEIGLTPIESESGAIVLATVLDITARREAENALSQRAAELERANERLAQFAYVASHDLQEPLRKIAAFADILEQAISSANENDMSYANSVMRSSALRARELVDDLLTYSRAINDAQNVQELDLRDELDLAVDDLSEAIAESGARLRIDAPHVAFRADRSQFARLTHNIVSNALKYRKPDCAPEIVIRATQNEREIVVAFADNGIGFESKYAQLVFEPFKRLHPKGKYPGTGIGLAICKSIADRHGWRLSVTSQPGQGSTFYVTIPLGRANSE, via the coding sequence ATGAGCTTCGACAGCATAGGCGACGATCATTTTCGCCTCGCGGTAGAGTCGGCGCCTGCCGCCATGATCGTCAGCAGCGCCGATGGACTCATTCAATTCGTCAACGCGGAGACCGAGCGTATGTTCGGTTATCGTAGCGACGAACTGGTTGGAAAGTCCATCGATATTCTCGTCCCCGCGCGCATGCGGGCGGCGCATTCCTCCTTGCGCCAGAGCTTCCTCGCGCATCCGAGCAAGCGCCCGATGGGCGCCGGACGCGATCTGAAGGCGACGCGGCGCGACGGCAGCGAGTTTCCGGTCGAGATCGGGCTGACGCCGATCGAGAGCGAGAGCGGCGCGATCGTGCTGGCGACCGTGCTCGACATCACCGCGCGGCGCGAGGCAGAGAATGCGCTGTCGCAGCGCGCGGCGGAGCTGGAGCGCGCCAATGAGCGTCTGGCGCAATTCGCCTATGTCGCCTCGCATGATCTGCAGGAGCCGCTGCGCAAGATCGCCGCATTCGCGGATATTCTCGAGCAGGCGATCTCCAGCGCCAATGAGAACGACATGAGCTACGCCAATAGCGTGATGCGCTCCTCGGCGCTGCGCGCGCGCGAGCTGGTCGACGATCTCCTCACCTATTCGCGCGCGATCAACGATGCGCAGAATGTGCAGGAGCTCGATCTGCGCGATGAGCTGGACCTCGCGGTCGATGACCTCTCCGAGGCGATCGCGGAGAGCGGCGCGCGCCTGCGCATAGACGCGCCGCATGTCGCCTTTCGCGCCGACCGCTCGCAATTCGCGCGGCTGACGCATAATATCGTCTCCAACGCGCTCAAATATCGCAAGCCGGATTGCGCGCCGGAGATCGTCATCCGGGCGACGCAGAACGAGCGCGAGATCGTCGTCGCCTTCGCCGACAATGGCATCGGCTTCGAGAGCAAATATGCGCAGCTCGTCTTCGAGCCGTTCAAGCGGCTGCATCCGAAAGGCAAATATCCCGGCACCGGCATAGGCCTCGCGATCTGCAAATCCATCGCCGATCGTCATGGCTGGCGGCTGTCGGTGACATCGCAGCCGGGACAAGGATCGACTTTCTATGTCACGATTCCTTTGGGACGTGCGAATAGCGAGTAG
- a CDS encoding glutathione binding-like protein, with amino-acid sequence MIDLHFWPTPNGHKITIFLEEAGLAYKIVPVDISKGEQFFPAFLAIAPNNRMPAIVDHAPADGGAAVSLFESGAILVYLAEKTGRFLPSDLRGRARVLEWLFWQVGGLGPMAGQNHHFRNYAPEKIPYAIDRYVNETNRLYGVLDKRLAGRDYIADDYSIADMAAYPWIVPYERQGQNLDDFPNVRRWLETMRARPAVERAYAKGEILSRPRDGFTEEERKILFGQTAASLRGAG; translated from the coding sequence ATGATCGACCTCCATTTTTGGCCCACGCCCAATGGCCACAAGATCACGATCTTTCTCGAGGAGGCGGGGCTCGCCTATAAAATCGTCCCCGTCGACATTTCGAAGGGCGAGCAATTTTTCCCCGCCTTTCTCGCCATCGCGCCGAACAACCGCATGCCGGCCATCGTCGACCATGCGCCGGCCGACGGCGGCGCCGCGGTCTCGCTGTTCGAATCTGGCGCGATCCTCGTCTATCTCGCCGAGAAGACGGGGCGCTTTCTGCCGAGCGATCTGCGCGGCCGCGCGCGCGTGCTCGAATGGCTGTTCTGGCAGGTCGGCGGGCTCGGCCCCATGGCCGGCCAGAACCATCATTTCCGCAATTACGCGCCGGAGAAGATTCCTTACGCGATCGATCGCTATGTGAACGAGACCAATCGTCTCTACGGCGTGCTGGACAAGCGCCTCGCGGGACGAGACTACATCGCCGATGACTATTCCATCGCCGATATGGCCGCCTATCCCTGGATCGTCCCATATGAGCGGCAGGGACAAAATCTCGACGATTTTCCCAATGTGCGGCGCTGGCTCGAGACGATGCGCGCGCGGCCGGCGGTCGAGCGCGCCTATGCGAAAGGCGAGATCCTCTCCCGCCCGCGCGACGGCTTCACGGAAGAGGAGCGCAAGATTCTCTTCGGCCAGACGGCCGCGAGCCTGCGCGGCGCCGGCTGA
- a CDS encoding SDR family oxidoreductase: MSAGGAGGSGPVLVTGAARRIGLAIAGRLAHGGRPVVLHASHRSIEEAELAAEAIRAKGGRAAVVGADLSDARETEALMGLAARAFGPVTLLVNNASVFELDAAQDFSVEVFDRQFAVDLRAPLLLARDMAAQLPEEAEGAIVNIVDQRVFRLTPRYFTYTLAKSALWTATRTMAQAFAPRIRVNAVGPGPVFPNAVHGQKGFETEARGVPLRRPADVSGVVDAVVFLAEARSVTGQMIAVDGGQHLAWETPDVLPD, from the coding sequence ATGAGCGCTGGCGGCGCAGGCGGTTCGGGGCCGGTTCTGGTGACGGGCGCGGCGCGGCGCATCGGCTTGGCGATCGCCGGACGGCTGGCGCATGGCGGCCGTCCGGTGGTGCTGCACGCCTCGCATCGCTCCATAGAGGAGGCGGAGCTCGCCGCGGAGGCGATCCGCGCAAAGGGCGGCCGCGCGGCCGTGGTCGGCGCCGATCTCTCCGACGCGCGCGAGACAGAGGCGCTGATGGGGCTCGCCGCGCGCGCTTTCGGGCCGGTGACGCTGCTCGTCAACAACGCCTCGGTGTTCGAGCTCGACGCCGCGCAGGATTTCTCGGTCGAGGTCTTCGATCGGCAATTCGCGGTCGATCTGCGCGCGCCGCTGCTGCTGGCGCGCGACATGGCCGCGCAATTGCCGGAGGAGGCGGAAGGGGCGATCGTCAATATCGTCGATCAGCGCGTGTTTCGGCTGACGCCGCGCTACTTCACCTATACGCTGGCGAAGTCCGCTCTGTGGACGGCGACACGCACCATGGCGCAGGCTTTCGCGCCGCGCATTCGCGTCAACGCCGTGGGGCCGGGGCCGGTGTTTCCCAACGCCGTGCATGGTCAGAAGGGCTTCGAGACGGAAGCGCGTGGCGTGCCGCTGCGCCGTCCGGCGGATGTGTCCGGCGTTGTCGACGCCGTGGTGTTTCTCGCCGAGGCGCGCAGCGTCACCGGGCAGATGATCGCCGTGGACGGCGGCCAGCATCTCGCCTGGGAAACGCCCGACGTGCTGCCGGATTAG
- a CDS encoding outer membrane protein yields MRPMLLPALLAPALLCAGASALAADLPRRSAPAADYYSPPPAFTWQGFYIGINGGYALGAFQNGSSNLLGQPNGWVVGGTAGYNLTFAPNFLVGVEGDFDFNSSKDGRSPFAGVSGNGSVDNTLTIRARAGVTVDRALLFVTGGFAGSNTTASVNNAFQGFYGQQSKFLAGWALGAGIEFGVAPNLSAKAEYLFTSVGGDRYFDFSANALQTNIDTSTIRGGLNYHF; encoded by the coding sequence ATGAGACCTATGCTGCTTCCCGCGCTGCTGGCGCCCGCCCTGCTCTGCGCCGGCGCCTCCGCCCTCGCCGCCGATCTGCCGCGGCGCTCGGCTCCCGCCGCCGATTATTACAGCCCGCCGCCGGCATTCACCTGGCAGGGCTTTTATATCGGCATCAACGGCGGCTATGCGCTGGGCGCGTTCCAGAACGGCAGCAGCAATCTGCTCGGCCAGCCCAACGGGTGGGTCGTGGGCGGCACGGCCGGCTATAATCTCACCTTCGCGCCCAACTTCCTCGTCGGCGTCGAAGGCGACTTCGATTTCAACAGCTCGAAGGACGGACGCTCGCCTTTCGCCGGCGTCTCCGGCAATGGCTCCGTCGACAACACGCTCACCATTCGCGCGCGCGCCGGCGTCACTGTCGATCGCGCTCTGCTGTTCGTCACCGGCGGCTTCGCCGGCAGCAACACGACGGCGAGCGTGAACAACGCCTTCCAGGGCTTCTACGGCCAGCAGTCGAAGTTCCTCGCCGGCTGGGCGCTCGGCGCCGGCATCGAATTCGGCGTCGCGCCCAATCTCTCCGCCAAGGCCGAATATCTCTTCACCTCCGTCGGCGGAGATCGCTATTTCGATTTCTCGGCCAACGCGCTGCAGACGAATATCGACACGTCGACGATCCGCGGCGGCCTCAATTATCACTTCTAG